aaggaaaataaaaattatttttctttctctttgtttaaattgagaaagaaaaataaataataaaattgtaattttacctttaaattaaaaaaaaatattaaataatatttttaaatgtttttctccattttagagaaaaataagaaaaagataaaatatttttattttccttctaATATTTTTCCTCCTCCTTTATTTTCTACTCAatcaaaataaaagaataaaaaataaatttattttccccTCACATTTTCTTTTCCCTCTTAGTTTCCTCCCTTCCCAAACATACTCTTAACAAAAAAAACCTATAAATTTTAGGGTATTTAAAGGAAAAATTGTTTtccaccaaaatttttaaaattaaacttttatctgtaaattttattttattttttctttataaaaACCTACATTTTACCCCTTAATATTTTTATCTTTGTTTTAGCGTCTGCACTTTTATGTAAATTTCATTAATATTTtttgtattatttaattttaatctcttaatattttataatttaatttgatctctatatttttattaagatttcgtttattttttttaatatttatttttgccCCTCAAAACAAATTTCTAGCTTCGCCCTTGTCTGCGAGAGATGTCGATGTCTTTGCCTGGACTTAAAATGTATAAAAGGACATGATTAGTGGTCTGCAATTTGAGCAAGCAGTGAGGAAAGAGCACTTGTCAAATTGCAGGTTTGAGAAATGCTTTGCATTATAGATAGTTCTAAATTCTAATGCATTGTTAAAATTTCTGCTTATAGTTCATGGCCTGTCAAGTGGGACTGAGGATGCTGAGGTCTGGTTTGTTTGTAATGGAGAGTGAAATCTCTGCAAAGTCatgtatgtcacgacccaacctatgggccggaccaaactaggacacaggcgacctaaagccccagggcgtagtaagcctaactgttcattaacccaactctaaggcccatttgggcccaatttcaagaaaacaaacggacagagtccggccataaaatggacttaccaacagggagttttcgactcacccgacctataaacacaatatatagtcaattggggagctcagctcactctccacatactcatcaacataataataaatgggagctcagctccctcatccaatccatcaaacatgcatagcatattaagtttacagatcccaaaataataatttagtttacagacccaaatcaaataaacatttctaacacatgcggaaattctaagatttaacaagtttatacaaacagtaataattgacctgcgagggagaaagcaggttaacctcaaaaaaaatatcctcctgtggcctataaaaatttttgaacaggagtgagcgttcgactcagagagtaaaatatcaattttaaccataatctctataactatctagaactaatacaccctgtagagtgaaatgcaacatcaacaacattttcacatcataacatcaaaaagttaatttggaacactcacacaccctgtagtatcaatcataacatatggggtgatccctatcgactctcttaaatccaactggtgccactcatttcggacttccacttaataaccaaatcgaggtcccgaattactcaagcgtgactacccctcgaaggatcgggtcccaattactcaagcgcgactaccgtcctatccatagtccacaccacatcacacgcacgcccaACGCAcctttgctccaaattaccacaacaacatccatggcacatcaacagttatgaatgcaacataaatcgtgcatagagtttaactacataaatatatgcatataagtgatgcatgggcatgcttgaacatataataatatcgaaattacaattaaaattaatattttactcacagacttgacgacaatcactgtggcggctgggcggaggaagaaaggtcATCGActcacgacaattttattacaatcatttaataaatttgactcaatacaaacaaagaaaaagaccaatacgtcctaagtcgtgccgaaaatccgacagtctcccctatacctaggacctacccaacctgcaaaatggttcaaaacacacttctatattcacaatccatatatccacagttcaatcatatcacacagcccctcctgggcccatcaaatcagtcatctatcacaatacgcaaaatttcaatttagtccttattattgatcatttttgcaaaaactgcccaaacaagctctaaaaattataaaactttgccccgcggtccttagcaatattactaagctattgcaaaaagaatcgtaattttctaagctaccacgaatattttatggatttttaatcctatttaagcactagaaaattacgaaaaagcaaggttcgggtttacctttgcgattcGACTTGAGGGCCTTTTCGGGGCGTCGACAacggggtagccaaaacctcggtccaattcgagacttttcgtgcagtgcatgcgtaggaaattcacagacccggtcaactgtcgaatttccgcgaattgaggatacctacacgaagcctataacacgggggttagcacataaatttttcagaattttctaagctcatttaatgctcggaaaaacattgCGGTTAGTGGGACCCAGAAaaagcggtgtcggaaaaattcaaactttatgtcgttgcgaagctctcgacgagtggagcgtgcttgtagcctcggttttctcgtgggattcacggttttcgagaaatctagcccaaaagtcgaaatgggctaaaaacttcccgagcaaaaattggtcaaaccgctcgatggatttcggcgttcttggtgtctatggaaagctctcgccgagtagatgatttttgacacaagacccggtccaattggtggcggtCGGCGATTTTGGCGGAGAAGCCACCAGCGCGAGGAGGGGCATTCGCGCGCGTTTCACGCCGTATGGGGCGGCCGGTCAGTGGGGCAGTGGGAGGCGGCCGGCGAGTGGGGACGCAGGGAGGTGGGCGGCCGGGGGaggaggagagaaagagagaaaagggagaggaacgtcgcggaggaagaaaaagggaagaagacgGTCCGGTCGATTCGGTCCGATCGATCCGGATTCGATTCGGTGGTTCGattcgaatacaaaattttgaatttttactcgcctCGGGGCCAAAAGCGAGgtccaaaatttcaaaaatttcagaaaactcagaaaaatacgtagactccaaatttatttttagttttgccacgtggtctttaaattaatttttaaaattcattaaagtttatattttcggaaaatcgaacccgatttttaaaatccgaaaaatctcaaaaaaattcctaaaatttaaataaaattaaaataccaaaaatgctcataaaatttaaaattttggggtgttacattcttccccccttacagaaaattcgtcctcgaatttttacacaaggcagaataaagcacatgattacacattgaacagataagggtacttgctacgcatgtcccgttctgactcccaggtgcactcttccactgactgactcctccacaaaaccttaaccatagggatctgttttgatctcaactgtctcacttggtagtccactatggctacaggctgctcctcaaatgtcaagttctcttttagctctatcacatcattTGCAGTGCACGAGAAGGgtcgggaatgtatttctgagcatggagatgtgaaacacggatgaacgtgagaaaggttgggtggtagctccagccGTGAGCaagctgctccaactctatcagtaacctcaaaaggtccgagatatcgaggtgccaacttgcccttctttccaaatctcatgactcccttcattggagaaaccttgagaaatacatagtcgcctttgcaaactccacatcccttcgcagggtccgcataactcttacgccatctgaaaatttgttttgatcgttcctgattaaaggaactacctgcaagtgtcttgcactaggtctacatcatgcaccttcgcttccccatttctgtccaacacggagagacctacactttctcccatataatgcctcatagggtgccatccctatctttggagtgataagcattgtgtaggcaaactccaccaaagctagtgctcatcccattgacctccaaaatccaagacactcatgcgaagcatgtcttcgatgtttggattgtccttcaatttgtcagtgcatgcgagggtggaaagccgtactgaagttcaactgtgtgccaagtgcctcttacaactttctccaaaatcgagaagtgaactggggccctctgtcagatattatggaagctggaactccatgcaatctgactatttctcgaatgtagagccgggcatactgtgccacagagtatgtagtcttctgagtaagaagtgagctgatttggtcaagcggtctacaattactcatatcgaatcatatcctcacgtggtacgaggcaacccagtcacaaaatccatagtgatcatttcccacttccattctgggatagggagctcttgcagcttccctgacggtctctggtgttcaaacttcaccttctgacaagtcaagcacttggacacaaagtctgctatgtctctcttcatgccattccactagtagctatctttcacattatggtacattttggtggaacctgggtggacactgtacagtgtgtagtgtgcctctcgcatgatttcattcctgaggttgtccacatcgggcacacatatcctagaaccttgcactagggcgccatcattggcaaatccaaactcaccaccttcaccttgctgtactctttctataatcttcatcagttgttggtctctgtgctgggaaactctaactctgtccctcaagtctggcctcactgaaaagtgagccaacaataccccctcatctgaaagatttaggattaaaccttgatccatcagctcatgtacctcctgaatcaatggtctcttctctactgaaatgtgccaaagcgcggaagattttctactcaaggcatctgccacaacattggcctttccagggtggtactggatggtgcaatcatagtctttcagaagctccatccatctcctctgtctcaagtttaaatccctctgttggaagatgtacttcaagctcttgtggtcggtgtatatctcgcacactgcACCGTCCCGAtcgtgtctccagatctttagtgcaaagattacagccgccattttcaaatcatgggtggggtagttctgctcatgcctcttcagctgccttgaagcataagtcactacctttccattctgcatcaagacacacctaggccaactctggaggcatcacaatacacggtgtatcattCACCACTCACGGTGTAGTGTCAACAcgagcggtggttagacactccttaagcttacgaaactcacctcacgatcatctgtccaaatgaatggaacattcttctggtcaacttagttaggagccgctatctggagaaatcttgcacaaaacgcctatagtagccactaAACctaaaaacttcgcacctcggtggtatttgtaggcctaagccaatcgattctgacttcaattttcttgggatccacttgaatgccgtcactagaaatcacgtgtcccaagaatgagatgctttctagccaaaattcacattttgaaaatttggcatatagtggtGCTCCTCAACGTCGCAACAccctcctcaagtgccacacgtgttcttcctcggtccgagagtacaccaaaatgtcatctatgaatacgatgacaaagcggtccaaaaatggcttgaacacctgttcatcaagtccatgaaatttctttggtgcattagtgagtccaaaagacatcaccaagaactcataatgaccatatcttgtcacgaaagccgttttggacacgtcctcattctgattctcaattgatggtagcacgatcgcagtctatcttggaaaagaatctagctccttgggtgatcaaacaaatcatcgatccgaggaagtggatacttgttcttcacgatcaccttgttcggtatgcgtagtcgatacacaacctcaatgacccatccttctttctcacgaatagagCAGAGCACCCGAGTgcagtgctcggacgtatgaaacccttatccaaaagctcctgtagttgctccttcagctctttcaattctgctggtgccatcctgtaaggtggcatggatatgggatttgtacccggcacaacatcaatacaaaactctatttcccttcctggtggcaaccacaGAAGCTCCTgcaggaagacatccataaattctctgacaacaggaacattttccatgctgacaccttctatagatgtatctctcaccaatgccaaatacccttggcatccacgcctcaacatttttctagcactaattgctgacaccaaattatatggagccacgctcctgtcaccatcaaagctaaactcttccacaccaggtatgtggaaatacacccttttgttcctgcagtctaaagtggcatagtgagttgacaaccaatccatccccaggattacatcaaaatccattactggtagaggaaccaagtctgctgggaggatctttccatccactactactgggctacccggaaaaaccatatctacatctatgttgtcactaagtggggtggctaccgacaaagggcattttaaagttgtagggtttctacccaacctcatggcaaacacaggggagacaaatgagtgcgtagcacccggatctatcaaaacacgagcctcataagaacagaccagaagaatacctaccacaactgcatttaaagcttgagcatcctggtgggtcagtgtgaaaactcgagcttgacccctaccctgagtggcagaaccctgatactgacttctacctcctaatctgcctccaaatccacgtcccccttgtccttggccctgttggccactgaactgactgcctgccatgttggaagcactcggatacaattgtcgaggaacattcacaacagaaccctgtgaccccatctgtggctcgctgaacatggggcattccctagcaaagtgacctggttggccacatctgaagcatactcctgatcccatcaaacaaggtcctgaatgtcctcttccacactgtgcacaaggtgccaaggaggatcctgaactgcaCCAGGCTAATCGTGACCACCGCCGGATCCGCACAGTGCAGATCCTCGTGgtctgtgtctaaaaccacttctcttgctcctaccctttcctctgtaattactctggccactactatccggagtacccatttggggaacacctgaagaaccctctgctctgtttttctttgctcttccgctgtcatccacagcatagctaatctcaatctgtctggctcgatcaaccaccacatcaaaagactgaccagacatcatggccaggtttgcatacctcctgtcaagcccctttaggaatcttttcaccttcatagtctctgtagatactgctgtaggggcatatctgctcaattccagaaattctgtagcatattcatctacagacctaccattctgtcttaaggcctcaaaggcccactgcttctgatctctgaagctttctggcacaaaccgattgataaaaagttccacaaactgagcccatgtcaagccctccatccggggtaacacatagtcattcatccattgtctaggcataggccccatgacatgttgcatacactctatcagtcttctatcagtcaactgtaattctgttcctgcctgtctgcaggaatccaaaaaccgatatgcatcgtctgacacatcataagtaccaggcaccaacttcttgaaatttatgatctgtttgtaaggttcccctcttgatgcggtggactgctgctgctgtggagggtggaccatatactgcgccatcatgtcgatggttttctgcagaccagctagagtagctgccatggggtccatgggaccctgtgccataaaggactgatcctgtactgggggtggctgctcctctacttgagcagctctaggcctcctaccccgcctcctcggggcaggcgcctcatcctgtgccgacacctcgtcgggcacatctggttctggtgcagtggcagctctcctgcttctacgcattttcctgaaatttagcaacattagcccacaaaaattcaaaactgctcattacacagctctatagactcatatttatacataacatatggagcagaaactagaagcaaagatgacaatgcaagacgaatgtggaccctatatttcctcatgtgactcctagtagactcttcccaacactttagacaacattccctaggaatctggagcctaagctctgataccacatctgtcacgacccaacctatgggccggaccggcactaggacctgggccagcctaaagcccccgaggcccgtagtaagcctaactgttcattaacccaactctaaggcccatttgggcccaatttcaagaaaacaaacggacagagtccggccataaaatggacttaccaacggggagtttttgactcacccgacctgtaaacacaatatatagtcaattggggagctcagctcaccctccacatactcatcaacataataataaatgggagctcagctccctcatccaatccatcaaacatgcatagcatattaagtttacaggtcccaaaataataatttagtttacagacccaaatcaaataaacatttctaacacatgcggaaattctaagatttaacaagtttatacaaacagtaataattgacctgcgagggagaaagcaggttaacctcaaaaaatatcctcctgtggcctgtaaaaatttttgaacaggagtgagcattcgactcatagagtaaaatatcaattttaaccataatctctataactatctagaactaatgcaccctgtagagtgaaatgcaacatcaacaacattttcacatcataacatcaaaaaggtaatttggagcactcacacaccctgtagtatcaatcataacatatgggagctgatcccctatacagctctcttaaatccaacctggtgccagcgaattactcagctcggacttccacttaataaccaaatcgagggtcccagcgaattactcaagccgtgactacccctcgaaggatcgggtcccagcgaattactcaagtcgcgactaccccgtcctatccatagtccacaccacatcacacacacgccaacgcacgcacactgctccaaattaccacaacaacatccatggcacatcaacagttatgaatgcaacataaatcgtgcctagagtttaactacataaatatatgcatataagtgatgcatgggcatgcttgaatatataataatatcgaaattacaattaaaattaatattttactcacagtacaccatcgactattgtggctgctggatgcaggaaaatagttgatctcgatcacctaataattaaattataaatttattagtactaactcaaaataaaactctaaagaggcaatagacagcctaattcatgccgaa
This sequence is a window from Hevea brasiliensis isolate MT/VB/25A 57/8 chromosome 10, ASM3005281v1, whole genome shotgun sequence. Protein-coding genes within it:
- the LOC131169585 gene encoding uncharacterized protein LOC131169585, with amino-acid sequence MLLNFRKMRRSRRAATAPEPDVPDEVSAQDEAPAPRRRGRRPRAAQVEEQPPPVQDQSFMAQGPMDPMAATLAGLQKTIDMMAQYMVHPPQQQQSTASRGEPYKQIINFKKLVPGTYDVSDDAYRFLDSCRQAGTELQLTDRRLIECMQHVMGPMPRQWMNDYVLPRMEGLTWAQFVELFINRFVPESFRDQKQWAFEALRQNGRSVDEYATEFLELSRYAPTAVSTETMKVKRFLKGLDRRYANLAMMSGQSFDVVVDRARQIEISYAVDDSGRAKKNRAEGSSGVPQMGTPDSSGQSNYRGKGRSKRSGFRHRPRGSALCGSGGGHD